One segment of Meriones unguiculatus strain TT.TT164.6M chromosome X, Bangor_MerUng_6.1, whole genome shotgun sequence DNA contains the following:
- the LOC132650038 gene encoding mortality factor 4-like protein 2 isoform X1 — translation MSSRKQASETCGQQPAEEDNSEKPIRSNMQRCQMRGAASGKESAGSQEENVEPAVPGRWGGHPGENSPSGSVQKTRKNQQKTPGNGDGGSSSKMPQPPQKERARADATVESEAALKKNRVDVEVEVKIPEELKPWLVEDWDLVTRQKQLFQLPAKENVDAILEEYAKCTKSQRSADNKEYAVNEVVGGIKEYFNVMLGTQLLYEFERPQYAEILLAHPDAPVSNIYGAPHLLRLFVTIGAMLAYMPLDEKSLSLLLGYLHDFLKHLAKNSASLFTARDYQVASAEYHRKAL, via the coding sequence ATGAGTTCCAGAAAGCAGGCTTCCGAAACTTGTGGACAACAACCTGCTGAAGAAGACAACTCTGAGAAACCAATTCGAAGCAACATGCAGAGATGTCAGATGAGAGGAGCTGCCTCAGGAAAGGAGTCAGCTGGTTCCCAGGAAGAGAATGTTGAACCAGCTGTTCCAGGAAGATGGGGAGGTCACCCTGGTGAGAACTCCCCTTCTGGTTCAgtgcagaagacaaggaagaaccAGCAGAAGACTCCTGGCAATGGAGATGGTGGCAGTAGCAGCAAAATGCCCCAGCCCCCACAGAAGGAAAGGGCACGAGCCGATGCCACTGTGGAGAGTGAGGCGGCATTGAAGAAGAACAGAGTggatgtggaagtggaagtgaagatTCCTGAAGAATTAAAGCCATGGCTGGTGGAGGACTGGGACTTGGTTACTAGGCAGAAGCAGTTGTTCCAGCTCCCTGCTAAAGAGAATGTAGATGCCATTCTTGAGGAGTATGCCAAGTGTACCAAGTCCCAGCGAAGTGCTGACAATAAGGAGTATGCAGTTAATGAAGTTGTGGGTGGGATAAAAGAGTATTTCAATGTgatgctgggcactcagctgcTCTACGAGTTTGAAAGGCCCCAGTATGCTGAGATCCTGCTGGCTCACCCTGATGCGCCAGTGTCAAACATCTATGGGGCACCACACCTACTGAGATTATTTGTGACAATTGGGGCAATGTTGGCCTATATGCCCCTCGATGAGAAAAGCCTGTCATTACTGCTGGGctatttgcatgatttccttaagcATCTGGCAAAGAATTCTGCTTCGCTGTTTACTGCCAGAGATTACCAAGTGGCTTCTGCTGAGTATCAC
- the LOC132650038 gene encoding mortality factor 4-like protein 2 isoform X2, whose translation MQRCQMRGAASGKESAGSQEENVEPKTRKNQQKTPGNGDGGSSSKMPQPPQKERARADATVESEAALKKNRVDVEVEVKIPEELKPWLVEDWDLVTRQKQLFQLPAKENVDAILEEYAKCTKSQRSADNKEYAVNEVVGGIKEYFNVMLGTQLLYEFERPQYAEILLAHPDAPVSNIYGAPHLLRLFVTIGAMLAYMPLDEKSLSLLLGYLHDFLKHLAKNSASLFTARDYQVASAEYHRKAL comes from the exons ATGCAGAGATGTCAGATGAGAGGAGCTGCCTCAGGAAAGGAGTCAGCTGGTTCCCAGGAAGAGAATGTTGAACCA aagacaaggaagaaccAGCAGAAGACTCCTGGCAATGGAGATGGTGGCAGTAGCAGCAAAATGCCCCAGCCCCCACAGAAGGAAAGGGCACGAGCCGATGCCACTGTGGAGAGTGAGGCGGCATTGAAGAAGAACAGAGTggatgtggaagtggaagtgaagatTCCTGAAGAATTAAAGCCATGGCTGGTGGAGGACTGGGACTTGGTTACTAGGCAGAAGCAGTTGTTCCAGCTCCCTGCTAAAGAGAATGTAGATGCCATTCTTGAGGAGTATGCCAAGTGTACCAAGTCCCAGCGAAGTGCTGACAATAAGGAGTATGCAGTTAATGAAGTTGTGGGTGGGATAAAAGAGTATTTCAATGTgatgctgggcactcagctgcTCTACGAGTTTGAAAGGCCCCAGTATGCTGAGATCCTGCTGGCTCACCCTGATGCGCCAGTGTCAAACATCTATGGGGCACCACACCTACTGAGATTATTTGTGACAATTGGGGCAATGTTGGCCTATATGCCCCTCGATGAGAAAAGCCTGTCATTACTGCTGGGctatttgcatgatttccttaagcATCTGGCAAAGAATTCTGCTTCGCTGTTTACTGCCAGAGATTACCAAGTGGCTTCTGCTGAGTATCAC